One window of the Chitinophaga niabensis genome contains the following:
- a CDS encoding glycoside hydrolase, with translation MKLFCLALLAINCGKSSTPPGQEPNTCIFLGVDTCLQKPKTVITINMGSTKQTIHSFGASDCWTTKFIGKWANVQKKDQIADLLFSMDTTANGTPKGIGLSLWRFNIGGGSFEQGQNSNIADEWRREECFMNPDNTYDWSRQQGQQWFLQAAKQRGVKYTLGFSLTPPVFMSKNGKAYNSSGGTALNIQDGKLDAYAGFMAEVTKHFQFDYLSPVNEPQWAWGQPTSAGQEGTQCTNDEIAALCKAIAPKLAGTNSQIVVGEAGTLAYLYGTNTDNRGDQITQFFNTASANYIGNLPNMAHTISGHSYFTTCPDNTLISTRQQLLNKISQVDATLNTWQTEFGILGDICGQYNGSPRNTGIEYGLYVAKTIHHDLVIANMNSWQWWLAVSPYNYSDALVYINDPAGQMNVANCKTDGIVVESKQLWAFGNYARFIRPGMKRVETSIPGNNDPAIAAGTLMISAWKQEADKKVVVVLVNPEAKEKTIQLNGLTVGVLDQYTTDATNNLKRTQSTASEIRVPAKSVVTLTGKYQ, from the coding sequence ATGAAATTGTTTTGCCTTGCGCTCCTGGCTATTAACTGTGGGAAAAGTTCAACACCACCGGGTCAGGAACCCAATACCTGTATATTCCTGGGCGTGGATACCTGCCTGCAGAAACCGAAAACCGTTATTACGATCAATATGGGCAGCACAAAGCAAACCATTCACAGCTTTGGGGCTTCCGATTGCTGGACCACCAAGTTCATTGGAAAATGGGCCAATGTGCAGAAGAAAGATCAGATAGCTGATCTGTTATTCAGTATGGACACTACGGCAAACGGAACGCCAAAGGGGATCGGCTTATCACTCTGGCGCTTTAACATCGGCGGCGGCAGTTTTGAACAGGGCCAGAACAGTAATATTGCGGATGAATGGAGAAGGGAGGAGTGTTTTATGAACCCGGATAATACATACGACTGGTCCAGGCAGCAAGGCCAGCAATGGTTCCTGCAGGCAGCTAAACAACGTGGTGTGAAATACACCCTCGGCTTTTCCCTGACCCCGCCGGTATTCATGTCTAAGAACGGGAAAGCATATAACAGTTCCGGCGGCACTGCCCTGAACATACAGGATGGCAAATTAGACGCATACGCGGGTTTTATGGCGGAGGTAACCAAACACTTCCAGTTTGATTACTTAAGCCCTGTAAACGAACCGCAATGGGCCTGGGGGCAACCTACTTCTGCCGGTCAGGAAGGCACGCAATGTACGAATGATGAAATAGCCGCACTCTGTAAAGCCATTGCGCCTAAACTGGCAGGCACAAATTCTCAGATCGTAGTAGGAGAGGCAGGCACACTGGCTTACCTCTATGGCACCAATACGGATAACCGCGGAGATCAGATCACGCAGTTCTTTAACACCGCATCCGCCAACTACATCGGCAACCTGCCCAATATGGCGCATACTATCTCAGGGCACAGTTACTTTACCACCTGTCCGGATAACACACTGATCAGCACCAGGCAGCAACTGCTGAATAAGATCAGCCAGGTGGATGCCACACTGAACACCTGGCAAACTGAATTCGGCATCCTGGGAGATATCTGTGGCCAGTACAACGGCTCCCCAAGGAACACCGGCATCGAATACGGATTGTATGTTGCCAAAACCATTCATCACGATCTTGTGATTGCCAACATGAATTCCTGGCAGTGGTGGCTGGCTGTAAGTCCTTATAATTACAGCGATGCCCTGGTATACATCAATGATCCCGCCGGCCAGATGAATGTGGCCAACTGTAAAACAGACGGTATTGTTGTGGAATCAAAACAACTCTGGGCATTCGGTAACTACGCTCGTTTTATCAGGCCCGGTATGAAACGTGTGGAAACTTCCATCCCCGGCAACAATGATCCTGCCATAGCTGCCGGAACATTGATGATCTCTGCCTGGAAACAGGAAGCAGATAAGAAAGTAGTGGTAGTGCTGGTGAACCCGGAAGCAAAAGAAAAAACCATACAACTGAACGGATTAACGGTTGGTGTGTTAGATCAGTATACAACAGATGCTACTAATAACCTGAAGAGAACACAATCAACTGCCAGTGAAATTAGGGTGCCCGCAAAATCTGTTGTAACATTAACAGGAAAATATCAATAA
- a CDS encoding DUF5107 domain-containing protein, translating to MSSDSLVHVWEEKISIPTYSIGKPDKNPMFFEKRVYQGSSGVVYPNPVIEKIFDEKKDEVYTAVFLENRYLKIMVLPQLGGRIQMAYDKVGQRHFIYYNQVIKPALVGLCGPWISGGIEFNWPQHHRPSTFEPVDHTIEENRDGSKTVWVNEVEKMFHTKGMAGFTLHPDKAYLEIKGKLYNRTSLPQTFLWWANPAVKVNDDYQSVFPPDVNAVFDHGKRDVSTFPIATGTYYKVDYAPGTDISRYKNIPVPTSYMAIRSDYDFVGGYENDTQAGLLHVANHHISPGKKQWTWGHSDFGKAWDKNLTDEDGPYIELMTGVFTDNQPDFSWLMPYEEKSFTQYFMPYRELGIVKNANKDLLIYASDTAVKVFATSIQTGITLELYLNNTLLFTEKINVSPEAVYQKAIQAKEEELLVILKDQLGKELLRYEPAANRKNEIPQAAMAAQEPKDVENNEQLFLTGLHLEQYRHATYNPVDYYEEALRRDPKDLRCNNALGVWYLRRGNIVKSEAYFRKAIETLTQRNPNPYYGEPLYNLGLCLQLQGRAEEAYEMFYKATWNSAWQDSSYFSLAQLSTAKGNYEEALEQIEWSLDRNARNSKAWALKAMILRKLDRQDEAREVCKNALRRDIFNLTLYAELKEQDTLLKLGRENEHNFIEYAIDYASAGLYEEAIALIGLVKGGPMQAYYLGWFHYKTGNTEQALAYFKQAAKADPALCFPNRIEDVAVLKLAMTLNSEDAKAPYYLGCLWYDKRQYAEAIEMWELSAVRDNTFPTVFRNLGIAWFNKRKNKTKALYYFEKAFALDPTDARVLMELDQLYKRLHKDPVSRLLLLENNLKLVNWRDDVYLERAAIYNFMGQYEKAFELIMERKFHPWEGGEGKVSGQYLYSLTGMARQDLQNKDYEAAKRKLKMAQEYPDGLGEGKLFGAQENDIFYWLGMAYNGELSKQYLLKATEGLSEPSAAMFYNDQPPDKIFYQGLAWAALGEQEKANTIFRQLLKYGETHLQDEVKIDYFAVSLPDLLIFEDDAKLRNTLHCSYMMGLGWLGLQEYDKATEIFTRVLEQDMHFGAQTHLSMIPQLQEQPLLHAR from the coding sequence ATGAGTAGTGATTCTTTGGTGCATGTTTGGGAAGAAAAGATCAGTATCCCAACTTATAGCATAGGTAAACCCGATAAAAACCCGATGTTCTTTGAAAAACGTGTGTATCAGGGCAGCAGTGGCGTTGTTTATCCTAACCCGGTGATAGAAAAGATCTTTGATGAAAAGAAAGACGAGGTCTATACAGCGGTGTTCCTGGAGAACCGCTACCTGAAGATCATGGTATTGCCACAATTAGGCGGCCGCATACAGATGGCTTATGATAAAGTAGGGCAGAGGCATTTCATTTATTACAACCAGGTGATCAAACCCGCCCTCGTTGGTTTATGCGGGCCCTGGATCTCCGGCGGTATAGAATTCAACTGGCCGCAGCATCACCGCCCCAGTACTTTTGAACCCGTGGATCATACCATAGAAGAAAACAGGGATGGCAGTAAAACCGTGTGGGTGAATGAAGTGGAAAAGATGTTCCATACCAAGGGAATGGCTGGGTTTACCTTACATCCTGATAAAGCTTACCTGGAAATAAAAGGGAAACTCTACAACCGTACTTCACTGCCACAGACCTTCCTGTGGTGGGCCAATCCGGCTGTAAAAGTGAATGACGATTATCAGTCCGTATTCCCGCCGGATGTGAATGCCGTTTTTGATCATGGTAAACGCGATGTGTCCACTTTCCCGATCGCTACCGGTACTTATTACAAAGTAGATTACGCGCCTGGCACAGATATTTCCCGCTATAAGAATATCCCGGTACCCACTTCGTATATGGCTATCCGTTCAGACTATGATTTTGTAGGAGGATATGAAAACGATACGCAGGCAGGATTACTGCATGTGGCCAATCACCATATCTCTCCCGGCAAAAAGCAATGGACATGGGGGCATAGTGATTTCGGCAAAGCATGGGACAAAAACCTCACAGATGAAGATGGCCCGTATATAGAACTGATGACAGGTGTTTTCACGGATAACCAGCCGGATTTCAGCTGGCTGATGCCTTACGAGGAAAAGTCTTTCACCCAGTATTTCATGCCTTACCGGGAACTGGGCATCGTAAAGAATGCAAATAAAGACCTGCTGATCTATGCAAGCGATACCGCTGTTAAAGTATTTGCCACCAGTATTCAAACCGGCATCACACTGGAGTTGTATCTGAACAACACCTTACTTTTCACGGAGAAGATCAATGTATCTCCTGAAGCTGTTTACCAGAAAGCCATACAGGCAAAAGAAGAAGAGCTGCTGGTGATATTGAAGGACCAGCTCGGGAAAGAACTACTGCGTTATGAACCTGCCGCCAACCGGAAGAATGAAATTCCCCAGGCAGCAATGGCCGCGCAGGAACCAAAGGATGTGGAGAACAACGAACAGCTTTTCCTCACAGGCTTACACCTGGAGCAATACCGCCATGCTACCTATAACCCCGTAGATTATTATGAAGAAGCATTACGCCGCGATCCTAAAGACCTGCGTTGCAACAATGCGCTGGGCGTATGGTATTTAAGGAGAGGAAATATAGTGAAAAGCGAAGCCTATTTCCGTAAGGCGATTGAAACGCTTACACAGCGCAATCCTAATCCCTATTACGGAGAACCGTTGTATAACCTGGGCCTCTGTTTACAATTACAGGGCAGGGCAGAAGAAGCATATGAAATGTTCTATAAAGCCACCTGGAACAGTGCCTGGCAAGATAGTAGTTACTTCTCCCTTGCCCAGCTCAGTACAGCCAAAGGTAATTATGAAGAAGCCCTGGAGCAGATAGAATGGTCGCTGGACAGGAATGCGCGGAACAGTAAAGCCTGGGCATTGAAGGCTATGATCCTCCGTAAACTCGACAGGCAGGATGAAGCAAGAGAAGTATGTAAAAATGCATTACGCCGCGACATCTTCAACCTCACCTTATATGCAGAACTGAAAGAACAGGATACTTTACTGAAACTGGGTCGTGAGAATGAACATAATTTTATAGAATACGCCATCGATTATGCGTCCGCCGGTTTGTATGAAGAAGCCATTGCACTTATCGGCCTTGTAAAAGGCGGTCCTATGCAGGCATACTACCTGGGATGGTTCCATTACAAAACAGGTAATACAGAACAGGCACTTGCTTACTTTAAACAAGCAGCCAAAGCAGATCCTGCATTATGTTTCCCGAACAGGATAGAAGATGTGGCCGTATTGAAACTGGCCATGACCCTGAACAGCGAAGATGCCAAAGCACCTTATTACCTGGGCTGCCTCTGGTATGATAAAAGGCAGTATGCGGAAGCAATAGAAATGTGGGAATTGTCTGCCGTAAGGGATAATACTTTCCCGACAGTATTCAGGAACCTGGGCATAGCATGGTTCAATAAAAGGAAGAACAAAACCAAAGCCCTGTATTATTTTGAAAAAGCCTTTGCACTGGACCCAACAGATGCACGTGTGTTGATGGAGCTGGACCAGTTATATAAAAGATTACATAAAGATCCTGTCAGCCGACTGTTGCTGCTGGAAAACAACCTGAAGCTGGTGAACTGGCGGGATGATGTTTACCTGGAAAGAGCCGCCATCTACAATTTCATGGGTCAGTATGAAAAAGCCTTTGAGCTGATCATGGAAAGGAAATTCCATCCATGGGAAGGAGGGGAAGGAAAGGTCTCCGGCCAATATCTCTACAGCCTTACCGGTATGGCACGGCAGGATCTTCAGAACAAAGATTATGAAGCAGCCAAAAGGAAGTTGAAAATGGCGCAGGAATACCCGGATGGATTAGGAGAAGGGAAACTCTTCGGCGCACAGGAAAATGATATCTTTTACTGGCTGGGCATGGCATACAATGGAGAGTTGTCAAAACAATACCTGCTGAAAGCTACAGAGGGATTATCAGAGCCATCTGCCGCCATGTTCTATAATGATCAGCCACCTGATAAGATCTTTTACCAGGGCCTTGCATGGGCAGCATTGGGAGAGCAGGAAAAAGCCAATACCATCTTCCGGCAACTGCTGAAGTATGGGGAAACACATTTGCAGGATGAAGTGAAGATCGATTACTTTGCGGTTTCTCTGCCGGACCTGCTGATCTTTGAAGATGATGCTAAATTGCGGAACACCCTGCATTGCAGTTATATGATGGGTCTGGGATGGCTGGGACTGCAGGAGTACGATAAAGCAACAGAGATCTTTACACGGGTACTGGAACAGGATATGCACTTTGGTGCACAAACACATTTATCAATGATCCCGCAATTGCAGGAACAACCACTTTTACATGCGCGTTAG
- a CDS encoding sugar porter family MFS transporter, protein MSKQFNHTYIIGISFISALGGYLFGFDFAVISGALPFLRDAFGLNAWWEGFLTGSLALGCMVGCLAAGKLADRYGRKPGLMLAALIFTLSSLGMAWSNSLTMFVCMRFAAGIGVGMASILSPLYIAEVSPAHIRGRNVSINQLTIVIGILITNLVNYTLAGKGAEAWRWMFGLGAVPSVIFLLGVFWLPESPRWLIGKGKTAEAKKILAKIGTEEVVIEKPSAEPSYKAVFEKAVRPAVIIGITLAVFQQLCGINIVFNYTSTIFASVGADLNSQLFETITIGIVNLVFTLVAMWQVDKLGRRPLMLIGSAGLSIVYIILASLLQHQVDVRLVSFFVMLAIALYATSLAPVTWVLISEIFPNHIRGLASSIAVVSLWGAYFILVFTFPILAEQLGTYGPFYLYAGICALGFLFIRSKVKETKGQSLEQLEQHLTGH, encoded by the coding sequence ATGAGCAAGCAATTCAATCATACCTACATCATCGGCATTTCATTTATTTCGGCATTAGGCGGATATCTCTTTGGTTTTGATTTTGCAGTGATCTCCGGCGCGCTGCCTTTCCTGCGCGATGCCTTTGGGCTTAATGCATGGTGGGAAGGTTTTCTAACCGGCTCACTGGCATTAGGTTGTATGGTAGGTTGCCTTGCTGCCGGAAAACTGGCAGACCGCTACGGCAGAAAACCGGGGCTGATGCTGGCCGCGCTGATCTTCACGCTTTCCTCTTTAGGTATGGCATGGTCCAATAGCCTCACGATGTTTGTTTGCATGCGTTTTGCCGCAGGTATCGGTGTGGGCATGGCTTCTATCCTCAGTCCTTTGTATATCGCAGAAGTTTCTCCTGCACATATACGGGGCAGGAATGTTTCCATCAACCAGTTAACCATCGTGATAGGCATATTGATCACTAACCTCGTGAATTACACGCTGGCCGGTAAAGGTGCAGAAGCCTGGCGCTGGATGTTTGGTTTGGGTGCAGTACCCTCCGTTATCTTTTTACTGGGCGTGTTCTGGTTGCCGGAAAGCCCGCGCTGGCTGATCGGCAAAGGAAAAACAGCAGAAGCAAAAAAGATCCTGGCAAAGATCGGCACGGAGGAAGTGGTGATTGAAAAACCTTCCGCAGAACCATCCTATAAAGCCGTATTTGAAAAAGCAGTAAGGCCGGCAGTAATAATAGGTATTACCCTGGCAGTGTTCCAGCAGTTATGCGGTATCAATATTGTATTCAATTATACTTCTACCATTTTTGCTTCCGTAGGGGCAGACCTCAATAGCCAGTTATTTGAAACCATCACCATTGGCATCGTGAACCTTGTTTTCACCTTAGTGGCCATGTGGCAGGTGGATAAACTGGGGCGCAGGCCATTGATGCTGATCGGTTCGGCAGGCCTTTCCATAGTGTATATCATACTGGCATCACTGCTGCAGCACCAGGTGGATGTGCGGCTCGTTTCCTTCTTTGTGATGCTGGCCATTGCTTTGTATGCTACCTCACTGGCCCCGGTGACCTGGGTATTGATCTCTGAGATATTTCCTAACCACATCAGGGGACTGGCTTCATCCATTGCCGTTGTTTCCCTGTGGGGGGCTTATTTCATCCTGGTGTTTACTTTCCCCATCCTGGCAGAGCAACTCGGTACTTATGGACCATTCTATCTGTACGCCGGCATCTGCGCACTGGGTTTCCTGTTCATCAGAAGTAAGGTAAAGGAAACAAAAGGGCAATCCCTTGAGCAATTAGAACAACATTTAACAGGACATTAA
- a CDS encoding sugar-binding domain-containing protein, which produces MRVSLILFALCCMLNVQAQTISLEGEWRYRLDAQDKGIKEQWFNQSFENKLRLPGTLDDAGVGDPTTLTADSLNKETLLMLTRKHSYIGAAWYSREIHIPANWKGKRIDLFLERVIWKSQVWVDGKEASFTEESLSAPHIFPLHRLLTPGKKHRLVIRIDNRKLYDMSTRDMAHAYTNGTQIMWNGVIGQIKLIAKNQAYIYDVKAFPDVQKKTAKIAVFLLNEMSTAANTRLKMKVTGKQFVFEKEMDVTIPPGGGSKELVVPMGNNVALWDEFSPDLYKVSVQFNGETANTAFGMRQLSNDNGLLQINGRRIFLRGTLECNIFPLTGYPPMTKPGWIKVFSAAKAYGLNHLRFHSWCPPEAAFEVADSMGFYLQVELPFWNKNAGKDDLMDKWLAAEGQSIIVNYGNHPSFCFWSMGNELEGDFNWLADILTSLKKQDPRHLYTSTTFSFQKDHGRFPEPVDEFFITQYTKKGWVRGQGIFNTYAPNFSTDYTKAIDSIPVPIITHEIGQYSVFPNMQEIKKYTGVLDPLNFKAIRKDLEKKNLLPLADQFLLASGKFAANLYKEEIERALKTKGMSGFQLLDLHDFPGQGTALIGILDAFWDSKGLVTAEMHRTYCGPVVPLLRFDKAVYTNNEQFKGEVEVANFSNAILKNSAINWTAKDASGKELAAGLIPAQDIEMGTGQSLGSFTFDLQKIKTATAVTIHLNGAGYRNQWTIWVYPEKLETGVAVKTLNEALPLLEAGKNVLLNPDTAALKGVQGRFAPVFWSPVHFPDQPGTMGILCDPQHPAFKNFPTEFYSNWQWWDLITSSKTMVMDPLPELTPLVRVIDNFFKNRKMANVIEAKVGKGKLILTSLDLTNKLEERPAARQLRYSLEQYMASKAFTPKVELSVAQLQALMK; this is translated from the coding sequence ATGCGCGTTAGTTTAATTTTGTTTGCATTGTGCTGTATGCTGAATGTACAGGCACAAACGATCTCACTGGAAGGAGAATGGCGGTATCGGCTGGATGCACAGGATAAAGGCATCAAAGAACAATGGTTTAACCAGTCGTTCGAAAATAAACTCCGGCTGCCCGGTACGCTGGACGATGCCGGTGTGGGTGATCCCACCACCTTAACAGCCGATTCACTGAATAAGGAAACATTGCTGATGCTTACCCGCAAACATTCCTATATCGGTGCTGCCTGGTACAGCAGGGAGATCCATATCCCGGCCAACTGGAAAGGAAAGCGTATTGATCTGTTCCTTGAACGCGTGATCTGGAAATCACAGGTATGGGTAGACGGAAAAGAAGCCTCCTTTACGGAGGAAAGCCTGAGTGCGCCACATATTTTCCCCTTACACAGATTACTGACACCTGGTAAAAAACACAGGCTGGTGATCAGGATAGATAACAGGAAGTTATATGATATGAGCACACGTGATATGGCACATGCTTATACCAATGGCACACAAATTATGTGGAATGGGGTCATTGGGCAAATAAAACTGATCGCAAAGAACCAGGCCTATATCTATGATGTGAAGGCATTTCCGGATGTACAAAAGAAAACAGCTAAGATCGCTGTTTTCCTGCTGAATGAAATGAGCACCGCTGCCAACACCCGTTTGAAAATGAAAGTAACAGGAAAACAATTTGTTTTTGAAAAAGAGATGGATGTAACTATCCCTCCCGGCGGCGGATCAAAAGAACTGGTAGTTCCAATGGGGAACAACGTAGCTCTTTGGGATGAATTTTCTCCTGATCTTTATAAAGTATCCGTACAGTTCAATGGAGAAACAGCCAACACGGCTTTTGGCATGCGGCAGCTTTCCAACGATAATGGTTTATTACAGATCAATGGCCGGCGTATCTTTTTAAGAGGCACACTCGAATGTAATATCTTTCCTTTAACCGGTTACCCGCCAATGACCAAACCAGGATGGATAAAGGTATTCAGTGCAGCAAAAGCATATGGCCTGAATCATTTACGCTTCCACTCCTGGTGTCCGCCTGAAGCCGCTTTTGAGGTGGCAGATTCCATGGGTTTCTATTTGCAGGTGGAATTACCTTTCTGGAATAAGAATGCCGGAAAGGATGATCTGATGGATAAGTGGCTGGCAGCAGAAGGGCAAAGCATCATCGTAAACTATGGCAACCATCCTTCTTTCTGTTTCTGGTCTATGGGTAATGAACTGGAAGGTGATTTCAACTGGCTGGCAGACATCTTAACTTCCTTAAAGAAACAGGATCCCCGGCACTTATATACCAGCACCACCTTTTCTTTCCAGAAAGATCATGGGCGCTTCCCGGAGCCGGTAGATGAATTTTTCATCACACAGTATACTAAAAAAGGATGGGTGAGGGGACAGGGCATCTTCAACACCTACGCCCCCAACTTCTCTACTGATTATACCAAAGCGATAGATAGTATCCCCGTTCCCATTATTACACATGAAATAGGGCAGTATTCCGTGTTCCCGAACATGCAGGAGATAAAGAAATACACCGGTGTGCTGGACCCCCTGAACTTCAAAGCCATAAGAAAAGATTTAGAGAAAAAGAACTTATTACCCTTAGCAGATCAATTCCTGCTGGCCAGTGGTAAATTCGCAGCCAACCTCTACAAGGAAGAAATAGAACGCGCCCTGAAAACTAAAGGCATGAGCGGTTTCCAGCTGCTGGACCTCCATGATTTCCCCGGGCAGGGCACTGCACTGATCGGTATCCTGGATGCTTTCTGGGATAGCAAGGGGCTGGTAACAGCAGAAATGCACCGTACCTATTGTGGCCCGGTAGTACCATTGCTTCGTTTTGATAAAGCCGTTTACACCAACAATGAACAGTTCAAAGGAGAAGTAGAAGTAGCTAATTTTAGTAATGCTATCCTGAAAAACAGCGCTATTAACTGGACGGCGAAAGATGCATCAGGTAAAGAACTCGCCGCAGGCCTGATCCCCGCACAGGATATAGAAATGGGCACTGGCCAATCCCTTGGTAGTTTTACTTTTGATCTGCAAAAGATAAAGACTGCCACCGCAGTGACCATTCATCTTAACGGTGCCGGTTACAGGAACCAATGGACCATCTGGGTATATCCTGAAAAACTGGAAACCGGTGTGGCCGTAAAAACTTTAAATGAAGCATTACCCTTGCTGGAAGCAGGAAAGAACGTATTGCTGAACCCGGATACTGCCGCGCTCAAAGGTGTACAGGGCCGTTTTGCACCTGTATTCTGGAGCCCCGTGCATTTCCCTGATCAGCCCGGCACCATGGGCATTTTATGTGATCCGCAACATCCTGCCTTTAAAAATTTCCCTACTGAATTTTACAGTAACTGGCAGTGGTGGGACCTTATCACCTCTTCCAAAACCATGGTCATGGATCCTTTGCCGGAACTTACGCCGCTGGTACGCGTGATCGATAACTTCTTTAAGAACAGGAAAATGGCCAATGTGATAGAAGCAAAAGTAGGAAAGGGAAAACTGATCCTCACTTCGCTGGACCTCACAAATAAACTGGAAGAAAGGCCCGCAGCAAGGCAACTACGGTATAGCCTTGAACAATACATGGCATCAAAAGCATTTACACCGAAAGTGGAATTATCCGTAGCACAATTACAGGCGCTGATGAAATAA